The Citrifermentans bemidjiense Bem genome window below encodes:
- a CDS encoding hemerythrin domain-containing protein encodes MPTTKSSSESHAKSSELTIFDVLKQDHEKARYLFDKAQKAGRKEISTLQKLFAQLEEELEIHMEGEERFFYSVLEQNEEMRDKVLQSFEEHQVARTMLGTFQALAVDDERWMAKMQVLNEIVEHHMQEEEREVFKLARKALGKEQQHEIALQFQRNKREGRKSSRGAPVEG; translated from the coding sequence ATGCCGACCACCAAATCAAGCAGCGAATCGCACGCCAAGTCGTCTGAGCTCACCATCTTCGACGTGCTAAAGCAGGATCACGAGAAGGCCCGCTACCTGTTCGACAAGGCCCAAAAAGCGGGCCGCAAGGAGATCTCCACGCTGCAGAAGTTGTTCGCCCAGCTGGAAGAGGAGCTGGAAATTCACATGGAAGGCGAGGAGCGTTTCTTCTACAGTGTCCTGGAGCAAAACGAGGAGATGCGCGACAAAGTGCTGCAGTCCTTTGAGGAGCACCAGGTGGCGAGGACCATGCTGGGCACCTTCCAGGCGCTCGCCGTCGACGACGAGCGCTGGATGGCGAAGATGCAGGTCCTGAACGAGATCGTCGAGCATCACATGCAGGAAGAAGAGCGCGAGGTCTTCAAGCTTGCCAGGAAGGCGCTGGGCAAGGAGCAGCAGCACGAGATCGCGCTGCAGTTCCAAAGAAACAAGCGTGAGGGCCGCAAATCTTCCCGGGGAGCCCCGGTAGAGGGGTAG
- a CDS encoding response regulator yields the protein MNKTILLVEDNPDDEALTLRAVRKHMPYGIVVARDGAEALDYLFGTGNHSERDSLANPLLVLLDLKLPKVNGLEVLRRMRENCKTRSIPVIVFTSSTEEQDILDSYRLGANSYIRKPVDYGQFCDNMKQVMTYWLSVNQLPPQRNCAAA from the coding sequence GTGAATAAGACGATTCTGCTGGTCGAGGACAACCCTGACGACGAGGCTCTTACCCTTCGGGCGGTACGCAAGCACATGCCTTACGGCATCGTGGTCGCGCGCGACGGCGCCGAGGCGTTGGACTACCTCTTCGGCACCGGGAACCACTCCGAAAGGGACTCCCTGGCGAATCCGCTGCTTGTGCTCCTCGATCTCAAGCTCCCGAAAGTCAACGGCCTCGAGGTGCTCAGGCGCATGCGGGAAAACTGTAAGACCCGCTCCATCCCCGTCATCGTCTTCACCTCCTCCACCGAAGAACAGGACATATTGGACAGCTACCGCCTGGGGGCCAACAGCTACATCCGCAAGCCCGTGGACTACGGCCAGTTCTGCGACAACATGAAGCAAGTCATGACCTATTGGCTGAGTGTCAACCAGCTCCCCCCCCAGAGAAATTGCGCGGCGGCCTGA
- a CDS encoding YihY/virulence factor BrkB family protein, whose translation MFSLRRYFKLGDTSYKELAKRAFKKFSEEDCPEHAAAMAYYFLFASFPFLLFLTTLIAYLPIPHLLDYVLDNASRVLPGETFTLIEDNIQALFTNKKQGLLSMGIVLALWASSNAIVSVMDAMNNLYDVKEGRPFWKVRLIAIGLVIGLSVLFLVAMAALMFGNQIGDYVAGLINFGGAFKVAWFAALVPVTLFVLVLAVAVIYYFTPDVEHQWVWISPGAVIAIPSWILMSLAFSYYINNFGSYDKTYGSIGAVIVLLLWLYLTGLIILAGAVVNSVIEHSSAEGKKPGEKVAGEVSDPREDVNEEMKEEKDQKR comes from the coding sequence ATGTTCTCACTGCGCAGATACTTCAAGCTGGGCGACACGAGCTACAAGGAACTGGCCAAACGGGCCTTCAAGAAATTCTCGGAAGAGGACTGCCCGGAGCACGCCGCCGCCATGGCGTACTACTTCCTGTTCGCCTCCTTTCCATTCCTCCTCTTCCTGACCACGCTGATCGCCTACCTGCCGATCCCGCACCTACTGGATTACGTGCTGGACAACGCCTCCAGGGTTCTTCCCGGCGAAACTTTCACGCTGATCGAGGACAACATCCAGGCGCTGTTCACCAACAAGAAGCAAGGGCTCCTCTCCATGGGGATCGTCCTTGCACTCTGGGCCTCCTCCAACGCTATCGTTTCCGTCATGGACGCCATGAACAACCTCTACGACGTCAAGGAAGGGCGCCCCTTCTGGAAGGTGCGCCTGATCGCCATCGGGCTGGTGATCGGGCTGTCGGTGCTGTTCCTCGTTGCCATGGCGGCGCTCATGTTCGGCAACCAGATCGGCGACTACGTAGCCGGCCTGATCAACTTCGGCGGGGCGTTCAAGGTGGCATGGTTCGCCGCCCTGGTGCCGGTCACCCTGTTCGTCCTCGTCCTCGCCGTCGCGGTCATTTACTACTTCACCCCCGACGTCGAGCACCAATGGGTCTGGATCAGCCCCGGCGCCGTGATCGCCATCCCGAGCTGGATCCTGATGTCCCTGGCGTTTTCGTATTACATCAACAACTTCGGCTCCTACGACAAGACCTACGGCAGTATCGGCGCGGTGATCGTGCTGCTGCTCTGGCTTTACCTGACCGGGCTCATCATCCTGGCGGGCGCCGTGGTCAATTCGGTGATCGAGCACAGCTCTGCGGAAGGGAAGAAACCGGGTGAGAAGGTGGCGGGAGAGGTGAGCGATCCGCGCGAGGACGTGAACGAAGAGATGAAGGAAGAAAAGGACCAGAAGCGCTAG
- a CDS encoding DUF3309 family protein, with amino-acid sequence MRNVVLLILILLVIAVLPTWPYSAGWGYFPSGGLGVVLVVLLLLVIMERI; translated from the coding sequence ATGAGAAACGTCGTGCTGCTGATTTTAATCCTGCTGGTCATCGCGGTGCTACCGACCTGGCCCTACAGCGCGGGATGGGGTTACTTCCCGAGCGGCGGGTTGGGGGTGGTGCTGGTGGTCCTGCTGTTGCTGGTCATCATGGAACGCATCTAG
- the ku gene encoding non-homologous end joining protein Ku produces MRAMWSGSISFGLVNIPVKLYSGSQSNTLDLDMLRKSDLCPIKYLRVCKNDNQEVPYEEIVKGYEYSDGEYIVLTDQDFENASLEKTHLIDIVDFIDEREIDTRFFEKPYYLEPEKTGPKAYALLREALKRSGKVGVAHYVLRNRGSIGILRPLDQVLVLNQIRYAEEVRDASDLKLPGDENLREQEVTLALSLIDQLTVKFDPEKYKDQYVDDLKRIIEEKAQGRMPAPQAKQPPPPRVADMMALLKESIKQKRKEAA; encoded by the coding sequence ATGAGGGCGATGTGGTCCGGTTCGATCAGCTTTGGCCTGGTGAATATCCCGGTGAAGCTTTACAGCGGTTCCCAAAGCAACACGCTTGACTTGGACATGCTGCGCAAGAGCGATCTCTGCCCCATCAAATACCTGAGGGTCTGCAAAAATGACAATCAGGAGGTCCCCTATGAGGAGATCGTGAAAGGGTATGAGTACAGCGACGGCGAATACATCGTGCTGACCGACCAGGACTTCGAGAACGCGAGCCTGGAAAAAACCCACCTCATCGATATCGTCGATTTCATAGACGAGCGGGAGATCGACACCAGGTTCTTCGAGAAGCCGTACTACCTGGAACCGGAGAAGACCGGGCCCAAAGCGTACGCGCTCTTGAGGGAGGCGCTGAAGCGTTCGGGAAAGGTGGGAGTAGCACATTACGTGCTCAGGAACAGGGGGAGCATCGGCATCTTAAGACCGCTGGACCAGGTGCTGGTGCTGAACCAGATCAGGTATGCCGAGGAGGTGCGGGACGCCTCGGACCTGAAACTTCCGGGGGACGAGAACCTGCGCGAGCAGGAGGTGACGCTGGCGCTTTCCCTGATCGACCAATTGACGGTGAAGTTCGACCCAGAGAAATACAAGGACCAGTACGTAGACGACCTGAAGCGGATCATAGAGGAAAAGGCCCAGGGAAGAATGCCCGCCCCCCAGGCCAAACAGCCTCCTCCACCGAGAGTCGCCGACATGATGGCGCTTTTGAAGGAGAGCATTAAGCAGAAAAGAAAAGAGGCTGCCTGA
- a CDS encoding SRPBCC family protein, which translates to METSATEQSRAYRGQSRQKRVNVGPGERKASMAGGAALALSGLWSIGRRNYLSGLAMIASGGMLLYRGQTGHCGMYEAMGVDTVHTQGSGLRIEKVVTIGLPPHQVYEFWRHLDNLPRFMKHLESVQVTGERTSHWKAVGPGGLSTEWDAEMMEDTPGQQISWHSVGSADIPNKGTVEFKEAPGNRGTEVRVSIDYYPPGGTAGRAAMKIAHGLNAQQLEEDLKRLKQILEVGEETTARRTA; encoded by the coding sequence ATGGAAACCAGCGCAACCGAGCAGAGCCGCGCGTACCGGGGGCAAAGCAGACAAAAGCGGGTGAACGTGGGGCCGGGAGAGCGGAAGGCATCCATGGCAGGCGGAGCGGCCCTGGCCCTCTCCGGGCTCTGGAGCATCGGCAGGCGGAACTACCTCTCCGGCCTGGCCATGATTGCCAGCGGAGGGATGCTCCTTTACCGGGGACAGACCGGACACTGCGGCATGTATGAGGCGATGGGGGTGGACACCGTGCACACACAGGGATCGGGACTGCGCATAGAGAAGGTGGTGACCATCGGCCTGCCGCCGCACCAGGTCTACGAGTTCTGGCGCCACCTGGACAACCTGCCCCGTTTCATGAAGCATCTGGAATCGGTGCAGGTCACCGGCGAGCGTACCTCGCACTGGAAAGCGGTCGGACCCGGCGGGCTCTCTACGGAATGGGACGCAGAGATGATGGAGGACACCCCGGGGCAGCAGATCAGCTGGCACTCGGTGGGAAGCGCCGACATTCCCAACAAGGGAACGGTGGAGTTCAAGGAGGCCCCCGGCAACCGCGGCACCGAGGTGCGGGTAAGCATCGACTACTACCCCCCCGGCGGCACCGCCGGAAGGGCCGCAATGAAGATCGCTCACGGACTGAACGCCCAGCAGCTGGAAGAGGATCTCAAGCGCTTGAAGCAGATCCTCGAAGTGGGCGAGGAGACGACCGCGAGGCGGACCGCCTAA
- a CDS encoding twin-arginine translocase TatA/TatE family subunit gives MFGFGMPELIIIMVIVLVVFGAGRLPEIGGALGKSIRNFKKASSGKEEIEIKPGRPEDDKKSN, from the coding sequence ATGTTTGGATTCGGCATGCCGGAGCTCATAATAATAATGGTGATCGTGCTTGTGGTTTTCGGTGCCGGCCGACTCCCGGAAATAGGCGGCGCGCTGGGCAAGAGCATCAGGAACTTCAAGAAGGCCTCCAGCGGCAAGGAGGAGATCGAGATTAAACCCGGACGCCCCGAGGACGACAAGAAGAGTAACTGA
- a CDS encoding SDR family oxidoreductase, which translates to MPTEEGKQFPPQRQAQPGKEAEMTPRPQSGEFEYRGAGKLQGKTALITGGDSGIGRAVAIAFAREGANIAFGYLEEDQDAKETRDIVEREGVRCLAFRGDVGQEQFCLDIVKKTLEAFGRLDIVVNNAAEQHYRESIEEISSEQLERTFRTNIFSYFYLVKAALKHLQEGSRIINTTSVTAYKGNPNLLDYSSTKGAIVAFTRSLALSLAGKGILVNAVAPGPIWTPLIPGTFPEEKTEQFGGNVLLKRAGQPVEVAHSYVFLASEGGSYMTGQVLHPNGGTIVGG; encoded by the coding sequence ATGCCGACCGAAGAAGGGAAACAGTTCCCGCCGCAGCGCCAGGCGCAGCCGGGAAAAGAAGCCGAGATGACGCCCCGGCCGCAAAGCGGCGAGTTCGAGTACCGCGGGGCCGGAAAGCTGCAGGGAAAAACCGCCCTCATCACCGGCGGCGACAGCGGCATCGGCCGGGCCGTCGCCATCGCCTTTGCCCGCGAGGGTGCCAACATCGCTTTCGGATACCTGGAGGAAGACCAGGACGCGAAAGAGACCCGGGACATCGTGGAGCGGGAGGGGGTGCGCTGCCTCGCCTTCCGGGGCGACGTGGGTCAGGAGCAGTTCTGCCTCGACATCGTGAAAAAGACGTTGGAGGCATTTGGCCGGCTGGACATAGTGGTGAACAACGCGGCCGAGCAACATTACCGCGAGAGCATAGAAGAGATCTCCTCTGAGCAGTTGGAGCGGACCTTCAGGACCAACATCTTTTCCTATTTCTACCTGGTGAAGGCCGCTCTCAAGCATTTGCAAGAAGGATCGCGGATCATCAACACCACCTCGGTAACCGCCTACAAGGGAAACCCCAACCTCCTCGACTACTCCTCCACTAAGGGGGCCATCGTTGCCTTCACCCGCTCCCTTGCCCTCTCGCTCGCTGGAAAGGGGATCCTGGTGAACGCCGTCGCCCCAGGTCCGATCTGGACCCCGCTCATCCCCGGAACCTTTCCGGAGGAGAAGACCGAGCAGTTCGGCGGGAACGTGCTTTTGAAGAGGGCGGGACAGCCGGTGGAAGTGGCCCACAGCTACGTCTTCCTCGCCTCCGAAGGGGGCTCCTACATGACCGGGCAGGTGCTGCACCCAAACGGCGGAACCATCGTAGGAGGGTAG
- a CDS encoding DUF6496 domain-containing protein — MPKYGKKAQETVHEVMDKFKKGDLKSGSGKKVTDRKQAVAIGLSEAREKGAKVPEPPKKK; from the coding sequence ATGCCGAAGTATGGGAAGAAAGCGCAGGAAACGGTGCATGAAGTCATGGACAAGTTCAAAAAGGGTGATTTGAAAAGCGGCAGCGGCAAGAAGGTGACAGACCGCAAGCAGGCCGTTGCCATCGGTCTTTCGGAGGCGCGCGAAAAAGGGGCCAAGGTGCCTGAACCTCCGAAGAAGAAGTAA
- a CDS encoding quinol:electron acceptor oxidoreductase subunit ActD: MAKNIAVFGIYHSRESVENAVDALRAADFRNTDISVLFSENVGTKDFAHEKHTKVPEGSSAGAGTGAVIGGALGWLTGIGALAIPGVGPFIAAGPIVAALAGVGAGGVIGGIAGALVGMGIPEYEAKRYEGRVKEGGILLSVHCDNADWKKRGMDVLRQTGAADIGSEGESKADFASSDKPKPRGSA, translated from the coding sequence ATGGCAAAAAACATCGCGGTATTCGGCATCTATCACAGCAGGGAGAGCGTAGAGAACGCAGTCGACGCACTGAGGGCAGCGGATTTCCGCAACACCGACATCTCCGTGCTCTTCTCCGAGAACGTCGGCACCAAGGACTTCGCCCATGAAAAGCACACCAAGGTCCCTGAGGGGTCGAGTGCGGGCGCTGGGACTGGCGCGGTGATCGGCGGGGCGTTGGGCTGGCTCACCGGCATCGGCGCCCTCGCAATCCCCGGCGTCGGCCCGTTCATCGCGGCGGGACCGATCGTGGCAGCCTTGGCGGGTGTCGGAGCAGGCGGGGTTATCGGCGGCATAGCCGGCGCGCTGGTGGGGATGGGGATCCCCGAATACGAGGCGAAGCGGTACGAAGGGCGGGTCAAGGAAGGGGGGATTCTCCTCTCGGTCCATTGCGACAACGCCGACTGGAAAAAACGAGGGATGGACGTCCTGAGGCAGACCGGCGCAGCAGACATCGGGTCCGAAGGCGAATCCAAGGCCGACTTCGCCAGCTCGGACAAACCCAAGCCGCGGGGGAGCGCATAA
- a CDS encoding AsmA family protein, translating to MVEESGQHAHGAGKKLLSTKLLLWIVGIVVALVLIVFIASFFIDEPLRRATEKKMNQSLKGYSVRLPKLHFSLIGLSITLKGLTVSQQAHPEPPVAEFPYLRASVHWREILSGKLVGEMRLDDPKIHINLTQLKSEAKSKVPMKEKGWQQAVEAIYPLKINHLKINDASITYIDEDAKRPLVLSNLDLEANNIRNIHLPDKVYPSSFHLETDIFKTGHGTVDGKANFLAEPTPAVKADLKLEKVPIDYFQPVLARYNMSVQGGALSGNGDIEYGRKVQTARLKKLVISGVTMTYFHSEKTAAVEKRRAEKVKAAAKEVSNKPNLVLSIEQFDLVRSNLGMMYNAGGKKFRIFVADTDFSLSNFSNQFSRGAAKAKLSGKFMGSGMTSASGDFRPEKNGPDFDLYLKITNTQLTSLNDLLRSYGDFDVTAGTFSLVTELHVKNERVDGYIKPFFRDMKVYDRRQDKNKGFFKQVKEILIGGIAKILENKQRDQVATKADISGPLKNPQTSTWQIVVQLVRNAFFKAIVPTFERDVTALGKKR from the coding sequence ATGGTTGAAGAAAGCGGACAACATGCGCACGGCGCAGGTAAGAAATTGCTGAGCACGAAGCTGCTGCTCTGGATAGTGGGAATCGTCGTCGCCCTGGTCCTGATCGTGTTCATCGCCAGTTTCTTCATCGACGAACCTTTGCGGCGCGCGACTGAAAAGAAGATGAACCAGAGCCTCAAGGGGTACTCGGTCCGCCTTCCCAAGCTGCATTTCAGCCTGATCGGGCTTTCCATCACGCTGAAAGGGCTCACCGTTTCGCAGCAGGCGCATCCTGAGCCGCCGGTGGCGGAGTTCCCGTACCTGCGGGCCAGCGTTCATTGGCGCGAGATCCTCTCGGGAAAGCTGGTCGGAGAGATGAGGCTGGACGACCCGAAGATCCACATAAACCTGACACAGCTAAAGAGCGAGGCCAAGAGCAAGGTCCCCATGAAGGAAAAGGGGTGGCAGCAGGCGGTGGAGGCCATTTACCCCTTGAAGATCAACCACCTGAAGATCAACGACGCGAGCATTACCTACATCGACGAGGATGCCAAGCGCCCCCTCGTGCTCAGCAACCTGGACCTGGAGGCGAACAACATCCGCAACATCCACCTGCCGGACAAGGTCTATCCCTCATCCTTCCACCTGGAAACGGACATATTCAAGACCGGCCACGGGACCGTCGACGGCAAGGCCAATTTCCTGGCCGAGCCGACACCCGCGGTGAAGGCGGACCTGAAGCTGGAAAAGGTCCCCATCGACTATTTCCAGCCGGTTTTGGCCCGCTACAACATGTCCGTCCAAGGCGGGGCGCTGAGCGGCAACGGCGACATCGAGTACGGACGAAAGGTGCAGACGGCACGCCTGAAAAAACTGGTGATCAGCGGGGTCACTATGACCTACTTCCATTCGGAAAAGACCGCGGCGGTGGAGAAAAGAAGGGCGGAAAAGGTGAAGGCGGCGGCGAAAGAGGTGAGCAACAAGCCGAACCTGGTGCTGAGCATCGAACAGTTCGACCTGGTCCGCTCCAACCTCGGGATGATGTACAACGCAGGCGGGAAAAAGTTCCGCATCTTTGTCGCCGACACCGATTTCAGCCTGAGCAACTTTTCCAACCAGTTCTCCCGGGGGGCGGCGAAGGCGAAGCTAAGCGGCAAGTTCATGGGCAGCGGCATGACCAGCGCATCGGGAGACTTTCGTCCCGAGAAGAACGGCCCCGACTTCGATCTCTACCTGAAGATCACCAACACCCAGCTTACCTCCCTCAACGACCTGCTCCGCTCCTATGGGGATTTCGACGTCACGGCGGGGACGTTTTCGCTGGTGACCGAGCTGCATGTGAAGAACGAGAGAGTAGACGGCTACATCAAACCGTTTTTCCGCGACATGAAGGTCTACGACCGTCGCCAGGACAAGAACAAAGGGTTCTTTAAGCAGGTGAAGGAAATTCTGATCGGAGGCATCGCCAAGATCCTGGAAAACAAGCAGCGGGACCAGGTTGCGACCAAGGCGGACATCTCGGGTCCTTTGAAGAACCCGCAGACCAGCACTTGGCAGATTGTGGTGCAACTGGTGCGCAACGCCTTCTTCAAGGCCATTGTTCCCACCTTCGAGAGGGATGTGACGGCGCTGGGGAAAAAGCGCTAG
- a CDS encoding response regulator, translating to MQDAEILLVEDNSNCEELALRALRKAGYSNVAVARDGAEALGMLLGEAAEGRGHNEPDFVLLDMKLPKIDGVGVLQKIRSDERTKRLKVFALSSSEDPKDLEECRNLGVLAVLSKPLNPEVLRFWLSEEPVGTPRQ from the coding sequence ATGCAAGACGCTGAGATTTTGCTTGTAGAGGATAACAGCAATTGCGAAGAGCTTGCCTTGCGTGCCTTGAGGAAAGCCGGGTACAGCAATGTGGCAGTTGCGCGCGACGGTGCGGAGGCGCTTGGTATGCTGCTGGGGGAGGCGGCGGAGGGAAGGGGGCACAACGAGCCTGACTTTGTGCTCCTCGACATGAAGCTCCCAAAGATCGACGGTGTCGGGGTGCTGCAGAAGATCCGCAGCGACGAACGTACCAAGAGACTGAAGGTATTCGCCCTCTCCTCCTCCGAGGACCCGAAGGACCTGGAGGAGTGCCGGAATCTGGGGGTGCTGGCGGTGCTCTCCAAACCGTTGAACCCGGAAGTTCTGAGATTCTGGCTTTCGGAAGAGCCGGTGGGTACCCCCCGCCAATAG
- a CDS encoding zinc-dependent alcohol dehydrogenase, with product MRAVCWHGKQDVRVDTVPDPEIVQKGDVIVKVALTCICGSDLHLYNGYVPTMKKGDILGHEFVGEIVAACPGVTHFRVGDRVIVPFPISCGACWYCKHELWSLCDNTNPNSWMMEHIYGDTGGGIFGYSHLYGGYAGGQAEYVRVPFADVGLEKIPDGIPYEQVVLLTDIMPTGYQAAVYCNINPGDTVAVWGCGPVGLLAMKSAKLLGAERVIGIDRFPDRLQMAHSQCQAEVLNYEEVDVAEQLQNMTGGRGPDSCIDAVGLEARGTGIEDVYDLVKQTLRLETDRASALRQLVRACRKGGTLSISGVYSGFIDKFPMGAIFAKGLTVRGGQAHVHKYLPHLVKLVAEQQIDPSSIITHRMSLEDAPAGYRTFLKKQDSCIKIALTPEHAAPKTEPASP from the coding sequence ATGAGGGCAGTATGCTGGCATGGCAAACAGGACGTGCGGGTGGACACCGTGCCCGACCCGGAGATCGTACAGAAGGGGGACGTCATCGTTAAGGTCGCCCTCACCTGCATCTGCGGTTCCGACCTGCACCTTTACAACGGCTACGTCCCCACCATGAAAAAGGGGGACATCCTGGGGCACGAGTTCGTCGGTGAGATCGTCGCGGCCTGCCCCGGCGTCACCCACTTCAGGGTCGGCGACCGCGTCATCGTGCCGTTTCCCATCAGTTGCGGCGCGTGCTGGTACTGCAAGCACGAGCTCTGGTCGCTTTGCGACAACACCAACCCGAACTCCTGGATGATGGAACACATCTACGGCGACACCGGCGGCGGGATCTTCGGTTACTCCCATCTCTACGGGGGGTATGCGGGCGGCCAGGCTGAATACGTCCGCGTTCCCTTCGCCGACGTGGGGCTCGAGAAGATACCGGACGGGATACCGTACGAGCAAGTGGTGCTCCTAACCGACATAATGCCGACCGGCTACCAGGCCGCCGTCTACTGCAATATCAACCCGGGGGATACCGTCGCCGTCTGGGGATGCGGACCGGTGGGGCTTCTGGCCATGAAATCGGCGAAGCTTCTCGGAGCCGAGCGGGTGATCGGCATCGACCGGTTCCCCGACCGCCTGCAGATGGCGCACAGCCAGTGCCAGGCCGAGGTGCTCAACTACGAGGAGGTGGACGTAGCCGAGCAGTTGCAGAACATGACCGGCGGCCGCGGCCCCGACTCCTGCATCGACGCGGTCGGCCTCGAGGCCCGCGGCACAGGCATAGAGGATGTCTACGACCTGGTGAAACAGACACTGCGTCTGGAGACCGACCGTGCCTCTGCGCTGCGCCAGCTGGTTCGGGCGTGCCGCAAAGGAGGCACCCTTTCTATCTCCGGTGTCTACAGCGGATTCATCGACAAGTTCCCCATGGGGGCCATCTTCGCCAAAGGGCTCACCGTGCGCGGAGGGCAGGCCCACGTGCACAAGTACCTCCCTCACCTGGTGAAGCTGGTCGCGGAGCAGCAGATCGATCCCTCCTCCATCATCACCCACAGGATGTCGCTGGAGGACGCGCCCGCCGGCTACCGCACCTTCCTGAAGAAGCAGGATTCCTGCATCAAGATCGCGCTCACACCGGAGCACGCCGCCCCGAAGACAGAACCAGCCTCCCCGTAA